In one Sphingomonas sp. S1-29 genomic region, the following are encoded:
- a CDS encoding TonB-dependent receptor — protein MARLHSNIRIALKLSAAALALSAVPAFAQEAADTQATQDAQQDQGALGDQDIVVTARRRAESLLDVPIAITAYSGEALEARGAIDLSDIGATTPNVTLEPSRGTNSTLTAFIRGVGQQDPVPGFEAGVGLYLDDVYLNRPQAALLDIYDVERIEVLRGPQGTLYGRNTIGGAIKYVTRRLPDELSVRLRGTYGSYDQADGVISVSAPITQGIRVGLAGARLSRGGFGDNLNLGIENYNKDIWAGRGTIEFETPDSRLFVRIAGDYTHDKSNARNGHRLIPGLQSGAPVLDDEFDTRAGLANPVNDIEAGGLTMNVSAQLSDAFTLRSISAWRQDRSFTPIDFDALPTVDVDVPAVYRNEQISQEFQLLYESDRLNGLVGFYYLDAEASTKFDVILATTGPALGLPVAAGFGQQTAGDVRTDTWSVFGDLTFDVTDWLSIAGGLRYTSDSRRSDIFKANRLGGADPSFGGNGVNLGAPITDFTGEATFKKWTPRASVSIKPTEDMLAYASYAKGFKGGSFDPRGSANITPNSNGVPGIQYQDIYDFFLFDPEEVDSYEVGLKGSLFDRAFTYQLTGFYADYQNVQVPGSVGVDANNDGVFEGFAGVTTNAAAATFKGVEAELFARLARGFAGPGSQVTVSGTMGYIDAKYDSFVGPTGRDVAEFRRIQNTPEWTASGTLGAIAQVGPGEVNASTTVSYRSDTTQFEIPNPFLDQPGYALFDASINYSFGPDRAYSIGLHGKNLTDERYITSGYIFAVGNPVNQLPVVTPSGGITPALGREGVVTAFYGNPRQVFATFGVKF, from the coding sequence ATGGCACGCCTGCATTCGAACATCCGTATCGCGCTGAAACTCTCGGCCGCCGCGCTCGCGCTGTCGGCGGTTCCCGCCTTCGCGCAAGAAGCCGCCGATACCCAGGCGACGCAGGATGCGCAGCAGGACCAGGGCGCGCTCGGCGACCAGGACATCGTCGTCACCGCACGCCGCCGCGCCGAAAGCCTGCTCGACGTGCCGATCGCGATCACCGCCTATTCGGGCGAAGCGCTCGAAGCGCGCGGCGCGATCGACCTGTCGGATATCGGCGCGACCACCCCCAACGTGACGCTCGAGCCGTCGCGCGGCACCAATTCGACGCTGACCGCCTTCATCCGCGGCGTCGGCCAGCAGGACCCGGTGCCCGGGTTCGAAGCTGGCGTGGGGCTGTATCTCGACGACGTGTATCTCAACCGCCCGCAGGCGGCGCTGCTCGATATCTACGATGTCGAGCGGATCGAAGTCCTGCGCGGGCCGCAGGGGACGCTGTACGGGCGCAACACGATCGGCGGCGCGATCAAATATGTCACCCGGCGGCTGCCCGACGAACTCTCGGTGCGGCTGCGCGGTACCTATGGTAGCTATGACCAGGCCGATGGCGTCATCAGCGTCTCGGCGCCGATCACCCAGGGCATCCGCGTCGGGCTGGCCGGCGCGCGGCTGAGCCGCGGCGGCTTTGGCGACAACCTCAATCTGGGGATCGAGAACTACAACAAGGATATCTGGGCGGGGCGCGGGACGATCGAATTCGAGACCCCCGACAGCCGCCTGTTCGTGCGGATCGCGGGCGATTACACGCATGACAAGTCGAACGCGCGCAACGGCCATCGCCTGATCCCCGGGCTGCAATCGGGTGCGCCGGTGCTCGACGACGAGTTCGACACCCGCGCGGGCCTTGCCAACCCGGTCAACGATATCGAGGCGGGCGGGCTGACGATGAACGTCAGCGCGCAGCTGAGCGACGCCTTCACGCTGCGCAGCATCAGCGCGTGGCGGCAGGATCGAAGCTTCACCCCGATCGATTTCGACGCGCTGCCCACGGTCGATGTCGACGTGCCGGCAGTCTATCGCAACGAGCAGATCAGCCAGGAATTCCAGCTATTGTACGAAAGCGACCGGCTGAACGGCCTGGTCGGCTTCTATTATCTGGACGCCGAGGCTTCGACCAAGTTCGACGTGATCCTGGCCACCACCGGGCCCGCGCTGGGGCTGCCGGTGGCGGCGGGCTTCGGCCAGCAGACCGCGGGCGACGTGCGGACCGACACCTGGTCGGTGTTCGGCGACCTGACCTTCGACGTCACCGACTGGCTGAGCATCGCGGGCGGCCTTCGCTACACCAGCGATTCGCGGCGGTCGGACATCTTCAAGGCCAACCGGCTGGGCGGGGCCGACCCTTCGTTTGGCGGCAACGGCGTGAACCTGGGCGCGCCGATCACCGATTTCACCGGCGAGGCCACCTTCAAGAAATGGACCCCGCGCGCGTCGGTGTCGATCAAGCCGACCGAGGACATGCTGGCCTATGCCTCGTACGCCAAGGGCTTCAAGGGCGGCAGCTTCGATCCGCGCGGCAGCGCCAACATCACCCCCAACAGCAACGGCGTGCCGGGGATCCAGTATCAGGACATCTATGACTTCTTCCTGTTCGACCCCGAAGAGGTCGACAGCTACGAGGTCGGGCTCAAGGGATCGCTGTTCGACCGCGCCTTCACCTATCAGCTGACCGGCTTCTATGCCGATTACCAGAATGTCCAGGTGCCCGGATCGGTCGGCGTCGATGCCAACAATGACGGGGTGTTCGAAGGCTTTGCCGGCGTCACCACCAACGCCGCCGCGGCGACCTTCAAGGGGGTCGAGGCCGAGCTGTTCGCGCGGCTTGCGCGCGGCTTCGCGGGGCCGGGATCGCAGGTGACGGTGTCGGGAACGATGGGCTATATCGACGCGAAATATGACAGCTTCGTCGGCCCGACGGGTCGCGATGTCGCCGAGTTCCGCCGCATCCAGAACACCCCCGAATGGACCGCGAGCGGAACGCTGGGGGCGATCGCGCAGGTCGGGCCGGGCGAGGTCAACGCATCGACGACGGTGTCGTATCGCAGCGACACCACCCAGTTCGAAATCCCCAACCCCTTCCTCGACCAGCCGGGCTATGCGCTGTTCGATGCCAGCATCAACTACAGCTTCGGACCCGATCGCGCCTATTCGATCGGGCTGCACGGCAAGAACCTGACCGACGAACGCTACATCACGTCGGGCTATATCTTCGCGGTGGGCAACCCGGTGAACCAGCTGCCGGTGGTTACCCCGAGCGGCGGGATCACCCCGGCGCTGGGGCGCGAGGGGGTGGTGACCGCGTTCTACGGCAACCCGCGCCAGGTGTTCGCGACTTTCGGGGTGAAATTTTGA
- a CDS encoding GNAT family N-acetyltransferase, translated as MSKKSPAKLKVRVAVPGDVRGILALISAAYPDAENYTAGEIRGQINNFPEGQFVAVLEKKIVGYCASSRIDEAIALAPHDWPTISGNGFGSRHDPTGDWLYGIEMAVDESQRGLRIGKRLYDARRVLAERLELRGIVFGGRMPGYARQKAKAGKPEDYLTGVREGKFRDPVIGFHLANGFTPIGILPKYLPGDKESAGFATHMVWRNPYVDPNEPPEFRVPRHVESVRLATVQLQARAVKDFAEFVKNVEYFVDVAADYRSDFVVFPELFTLSLLSFESETLSPMEAIDRLTEHRAPIVAELSRMAMRYNINIVGGSHPTRTEDGTIKNIAYTCLRDGSVHSQEKIHPTPNEAYWWKIKGGSSVNVIQTDIGPVGVLICYDSEFPELARRLVDEGARIIFVPFCTDNRQGYMRVRYCSQARAIENQCFVVLSGNVGNLPGVDNMDIQYAQSCILTPCDFPFARDGIAAEASENIEALTIADVNLADLTWARAEGTVRNLADRRFDLYRIDWSRSKSSESAPVDAAPRGPKVPGGG; from the coding sequence TTGTCCAAGAAGAGCCCTGCAAAGCTAAAGGTCCGCGTCGCCGTCCCGGGGGACGTTCGCGGCATCCTGGCGCTGATCAGCGCGGCGTATCCCGATGCCGAAAACTACACCGCCGGTGAAATCCGCGGGCAGATCAACAATTTCCCCGAAGGCCAGTTCGTCGCGGTCCTCGAGAAGAAGATCGTCGGCTATTGCGCTTCGTCGCGGATCGACGAGGCGATTGCGCTGGCGCCGCACGATTGGCCGACGATATCGGGCAATGGGTTCGGCAGCCGTCACGATCCGACCGGCGACTGGCTGTACGGCATCGAGATGGCGGTCGACGAAAGCCAGCGCGGGCTTCGCATCGGCAAGCGCCTGTATGACGCGCGCCGGGTGTTGGCCGAGCGGCTCGAGCTGCGCGGAATCGTGTTCGGCGGGCGGATGCCCGGCTATGCGCGGCAGAAAGCGAAGGCGGGCAAGCCCGAGGATTATCTGACCGGCGTTCGCGAGGGGAAGTTCCGCGATCCGGTGATCGGCTTCCATCTGGCCAACGGCTTCACGCCGATCGGCATCCTTCCCAAATATCTGCCCGGCGACAAGGAATCCGCGGGATTCGCGACGCACATGGTGTGGCGCAATCCCTATGTCGACCCGAACGAGCCCCCCGAATTCCGCGTGCCGCGCCATGTCGAGAGCGTCCGCCTGGCGACCGTCCAGCTCCAGGCGCGCGCGGTCAAGGACTTTGCCGAGTTCGTCAAGAACGTCGAATATTTCGTCGATGTCGCGGCGGACTACCGGTCCGATTTCGTGGTCTTCCCCGAATTGTTCACGCTGTCGCTGCTCTCGTTCGAAAGCGAGACGCTATCGCCGATGGAGGCGATCGACCGGTTGACCGAGCATCGCGCGCCGATCGTCGCCGAGCTTTCGCGCATGGCGATGCGCTACAACATCAACATCGTCGGCGGTTCGCACCCCACCCGCACCGAAGACGGCACGATCAAGAACATCGCCTATACCTGCCTTCGCGATGGGTCGGTGCATTCGCAGGAAAAGATCCACCCCACCCCCAACGAAGCCTATTGGTGGAAGATCAAGGGCGGCAGCTCGGTCAACGTCATCCAGACCGATATCGGTCCGGTCGGGGTGCTGATCTGCTACGACAGCGAGTTCCCCGAACTGGCGCGTCGCCTGGTCGACGAAGGCGCGCGGATCATCTTCGTCCCCTTCTGCACCGATAATCGACAGGGCTATATGCGCGTGCGCTATTGTTCGCAGGCGCGGGCGATCGAGAACCAGTGCTTCGTCGTGCTTTCGGGCAATGTCGGCAACCTGCCGGGGGTCGACAATATGGACATCCAATATGCCCAGTCGTGCATCCTGACGCCGTGCGACTTCCCCTTCGCGCGCGACGGGATCGCGGCCGAGGCCAGCGAGAATATCGAGGCGCTGACGATCGCCGACGTGAACCTTGCCGACCTGACCTGGGCGCGCGCCGAGGGCACGGTTCGCAACCTCGCCGATCGGCGCTTCGATTTGTATCGGATCGACTGGAGCCGAAGCAAATCGTCCGAGAGCGCGCCGGTCGACGCGGCACCGCGCGGGCCGAAGGTGCCTGGGGGCGGATAG
- a CDS encoding spinster family MFS transporter, with protein MTTIASRPVTPAYRGLVLAMLLLVYIFNFLDRQILGILVQPIKADLGLSDTQLGALGGIAFAMLYSTLAIPLALIADRTSRSWVITGSLVVWSAFTALCGTATSFWQLFAYRLGVGVGEAGGVAPSYAMIADYFPPERRARALAIYSLGVPLGLAGGAILGGYIAATVDWRTAFIVVGVAGIVIAPIFRLVVREPVRGGADGATAGPIVRAPLGEVFAILARKPSFWLMGFAAGFSSMCGYGLAFWVPSVLVRSFDFALFDAALFIGTVLLIGGSTGVLVGGSLADRFGSRDRGAYAKLPAVAWLVTVPFFAAALLAPSPVVAWFLFLIPNGLNILWLGPVNTAVQGLVPAHMRATASASFLLINNLIGLGLGSWVMGAMSDAMTARFGEEALRYSTVAALGFYLIAAVLMLLAVRPLRRDWVGG; from the coding sequence ATGACCACAATCGCCTCCCGCCCGGTGACCCCAGCCTATCGCGGGCTCGTGCTCGCGATGCTGTTGCTGGTCTATATCTTCAACTTTCTCGATCGGCAGATCCTCGGCATCCTCGTCCAGCCGATCAAGGCCGATCTGGGGCTGAGCGACACCCAATTGGGGGCGCTGGGCGGGATCGCCTTTGCGATGCTCTATTCGACGCTGGCGATCCCGCTGGCGCTGATCGCCGATCGGACCAGCCGCAGCTGGGTGATCACCGGATCGCTGGTGGTGTGGAGCGCCTTCACCGCCTTGTGCGGCACCGCGACGAGCTTCTGGCAGCTGTTCGCCTATCGGCTGGGCGTCGGCGTCGGCGAGGCGGGCGGGGTGGCGCCGTCCTATGCGATGATCGCCGATTATTTCCCGCCCGAGCGCCGCGCGCGGGCGCTGGCGATCTATTCGCTCGGGGTGCCGCTGGGGCTGGCGGGGGGCGCGATCCTGGGCGGTTATATCGCCGCGACGGTCGACTGGCGCACCGCGTTCATCGTCGTCGGGGTGGCGGGGATCGTCATCGCGCCGATCTTCCGGCTGGTCGTTCGCGAGCCGGTGCGCGGCGGCGCCGACGGCGCGACGGCGGGGCCGATCGTCCGCGCGCCGCTGGGCGAGGTGTTCGCGATCCTCGCGCGCAAGCCAAGCTTCTGGCTGATGGGCTTTGCCGCTGGTTTCAGCTCGATGTGCGGCTATGGCCTGGCGTTCTGGGTCCCCTCGGTGCTGGTGCGCAGCTTCGACTTCGCCTTGTTCGACGCGGCACTGTTCATCGGCACCGTGCTGCTGATCGGCGGATCGACCGGGGTGCTGGTCGGGGGCAGCCTGGCGGACCGCTTCGGCAGCCGCGACCGCGGCGCCTATGCCAAGCTGCCCGCGGTGGCGTGGCTGGTCACCGTCCCGTTCTTTGCGGCGGCGTTGCTCGCGCCCTCGCCGGTGGTAGCGTGGTTCCTGTTCCTGATCCCCAACGGGCTCAACATCCTGTGGCTCGGCCCGGTCAACACCGCGGTGCAGGGGCTGGTGCCAGCGCATATGCGCGCGACCGCGAGCGCGAGCTTCCTGCTGATCAACAATCTGATCGGGCTGGGGCTTGGCTCGTGGGTGATGGGGGCGATGTCCGACGCGATGACCGCGCGCTTCGGCGAGGAGGCGCTGCGCTATTCGACCGTCGCGGCGCTCGGCTTCTACTTGATCGCGGCGGTGCTGATGCTGCTGGCGGTGCGCCCGCTGCGCCGCGATTGGGTGGGGGGATAG
- a CDS encoding ATP-binding protein, translated as MSVSVRTRSSYLVLLSFVLLLSCGLAAAGLQWQQNRSDQWVSHTVEMQKRLAQLRIMRLRAEVARRGFVLTGDPQDRAAAHAARNSLRKELAPLSAMSADNPAQQANMAMLDRATQRYFQEMERTFVRMDEGRGDEVRRQINDPAARHADARITALVERINDKEARLLLQRQRRSSHLENLARGVLGSCIALILLLAAIVWRDRVLRLRALRAANDELAADVQKRELVEEQLRLLATNATDAVFRISLDGTFLYASPSTKQVFGIDPSAVIGGDIAFGVHPEDKPELAKGFEILRTGERDRTSLTYRTIERGGPQAWRWVESNAGLVRDAEGRPAEIIASVRDVSKRKLLQLELEAARLHAESAAHAKSSFLANMSHEIRTPMNGVIGFTDLLLAADLAPEQRRQAELIADSGRAMMRLLNDILDISKVEAGQMKIASDAFDLRHALRACVKLVMPAVQQKGLVLNVDIAAELPVMVVGDGLRLRQIVLNLLGNAAKFTPCGSITLRVRSQPCVADPDPDAMATLSIEVEDTGIGIAPDRQAAIFETFVQAEATTASRFGGTGLGLPISKQLAELMGGQLVLDDEIGGGSRFVLTLPLRASPDNDSGAPDVGAEATSDPASTALGAPSLVPQDRGRVLVAEDHDVNQLLITAMLRQLGWDVDIAVDGSDAIAKIDAALAAGAPYRIALMDIQMPIMDGYEATRRLRAQGVAASDLPILALSANAYADDIAACLAAGMQAHIAKPVTLASLDKAMREWDRQHAVSYKGPPGESVLTPGVTIQERYAARKQETLAMLDALLRRGLFSDAELTEASGLLHKLAGTAGMFREPDLGDRARDLEDGIGSWTGEDRLDRVRDAIEAIRAAA; from the coding sequence ATGTCCGTCTCCGTCCGTACGCGATCGTCCTACCTCGTCCTGCTCAGCTTCGTGCTGCTGCTGAGTTGTGGCCTGGCGGCAGCGGGGCTGCAGTGGCAGCAAAACCGCTCGGACCAGTGGGTGAGCCATACGGTGGAGATGCAAAAGCGTCTGGCGCAGCTGCGTATCATGCGGCTTCGGGCCGAAGTGGCCCGCCGCGGGTTCGTGTTGACCGGCGACCCGCAGGATCGCGCCGCCGCGCACGCCGCGCGCAATTCGCTACGCAAGGAACTGGCCCCCCTCTCGGCGATGAGCGCCGACAATCCCGCCCAGCAAGCCAACATGGCGATGCTCGACCGCGCCACGCAGCGATATTTCCAGGAAATGGAACGCACCTTCGTGCGCATGGACGAAGGCCGGGGGGACGAGGTACGGCGGCAAATCAACGATCCCGCGGCTCGGCACGCGGATGCCCGGATCACGGCGCTGGTAGAGCGAATCAATGACAAGGAGGCGCGTCTCCTGCTGCAGCGCCAGCGGCGTTCGTCGCATTTGGAGAACCTGGCCCGCGGCGTGCTCGGGTCGTGCATCGCGCTGATCCTGCTGCTGGCGGCCATCGTCTGGCGCGACCGGGTGCTGCGGCTGCGGGCGTTGCGCGCTGCGAACGACGAGCTGGCGGCCGATGTCCAGAAGCGCGAGCTGGTCGAGGAGCAGCTACGGTTGCTGGCGACCAACGCCACCGATGCTGTATTCCGGATCAGTCTTGACGGCACTTTTCTGTACGCGTCACCCTCAACGAAGCAGGTCTTCGGGATCGACCCATCGGCGGTGATCGGCGGCGACATCGCGTTCGGCGTTCATCCCGAAGACAAACCCGAGCTCGCAAAAGGGTTCGAAATCCTTCGCACCGGCGAGCGCGATCGTACCTCGCTGACCTATCGCACGATCGAGCGCGGCGGCCCCCAGGCCTGGCGTTGGGTGGAGTCGAATGCCGGGCTGGTGCGCGATGCGGAAGGTCGGCCAGCCGAGATCATTGCTTCGGTGCGCGACGTGAGTAAGCGCAAGCTGCTCCAGCTCGAACTCGAGGCGGCACGCCTCCACGCGGAATCGGCGGCGCACGCAAAATCGAGCTTCCTGGCCAATATGAGCCACGAGATACGCACGCCGATGAACGGCGTGATCGGCTTCACCGATTTGTTGCTCGCGGCCGACCTGGCCCCCGAACAGCGACGGCAGGCCGAACTGATCGCCGATTCGGGTCGAGCGATGATGCGGCTGCTGAACGACATTCTCGACATTTCGAAGGTCGAGGCCGGACAAATGAAGATCGCAAGCGACGCCTTTGACCTACGCCATGCCCTGCGCGCTTGCGTGAAGCTGGTCATGCCTGCGGTCCAGCAGAAGGGCTTGGTGCTGAACGTCGATATTGCCGCCGAATTGCCGGTGATGGTGGTGGGCGACGGACTCCGCCTCCGGCAGATCGTCCTCAACCTGCTCGGTAATGCGGCGAAGTTTACCCCGTGCGGATCGATCACGCTGCGCGTCCGGTCGCAACCGTGCGTCGCCGATCCCGATCCGGATGCCATGGCAACGCTTTCGATCGAGGTCGAGGACACCGGCATCGGAATCGCGCCGGATCGCCAGGCAGCGATCTTCGAAACCTTCGTCCAGGCCGAGGCGACGACCGCGAGTCGCTTCGGGGGTACGGGGTTGGGCTTGCCGATCAGCAAGCAGCTTGCCGAACTGATGGGGGGGCAGCTGGTGCTCGACGACGAGATCGGCGGCGGTTCGCGCTTCGTGTTGACCCTACCCCTGCGCGCCAGTCCCGATAACGACAGCGGCGCACCGGATGTGGGGGCAGAGGCGACCAGCGACCCGGCTTCGACAGCGCTCGGCGCGCCGTCGCTCGTTCCGCAGGATCGCGGGCGCGTACTGGTGGCCGAAGATCACGACGTCAATCAACTGCTGATCACCGCCATGCTGCGCCAGCTGGGCTGGGACGTCGATATCGCGGTCGACGGGTCCGACGCGATCGCCAAAATCGACGCCGCGCTTGCCGCGGGTGCGCCGTACCGGATCGCGCTTATGGATATCCAAATGCCGATCATGGACGGATATGAGGCGACGCGACGATTGCGCGCGCAAGGTGTCGCCGCCAGCGATCTGCCGATTTTAGCGCTGAGCGCCAACGCCTATGCCGATGATATCGCAGCGTGCCTGGCCGCGGGAATGCAGGCGCACATTGCAAAGCCGGTGACGCTTGCCAGCCTGGACAAGGCCATGCGGGAATGGGATCGTCAGCACGCGGTGTCGTATAAGGGCCCCCCCGGAGAGTCGGTCCTGACGCCGGGCGTGACCATCCAGGAACGATACGCTGCTCGAAAGCAGGAGACGCTCGCGATGCTCGACGCGCTGCTGCGGCGCGGCCTGTTTTCCGATGCCGAGCTTACCGAAGCCTCGGGCTTGCTTCACAAGCTGGCCGGCACTGCCGGGATGTTCCGCGAGCCCGATCTCGGCGATCGGGCGCGCGACCTGGAGGACGGGATCGGCAGTTGGACGGGCGAGGATCGGCTGGACCGCGTCCGCGACGCGATCGAGGCGATTCGCGCAGCCGCGTAG